The Fusarium graminearum PH-1 chromosome 2, whole genome shotgun sequence genome includes a region encoding these proteins:
- a CDS encoding pectin lyase B precursor — protein MKSISILSVAFAALVSNVSAAGVTGTPEGFAAEATGGGNAEGAYPKSTDELVSMLGDSTTRVIFLDQEFDFTGTEGTASEQGCAPWGTGAGCQQAINKDGWCNNYQADAPKVDVTYDKAGLNPIVVNSDKSIVGIGANGVIKGKGLYIKGAKNIIIQNIHITELNPQYVWGGDAIQVDGSDLVWIDHVTTSNIGRQHIVLGTSATNRVSITNNYINGESKWSATCDGHQYWSMYFTGSSDMVTLKNNYIFKTSGRAPKVAGNTVLHAVNNYWQGNSGHAFETSDQAKILAEGNLFQDVKAAIEEGSTGAFFASSDASANAACSNGVGHVCEVNKYDNSGSLSGTDSSFFSTFGGKGASAKPASSITGLATSAGFGHI, from the exons ATGAAGTCTATTTCCATCCTCTCCGTGGCTTTTGCCGCGCTGGTCTCAAACGTTTCCGCCGCCGGTGTGACTGGTACACCCGAGGGCTTTGCCGCCGAAGCCACTGGTGGAGGCAACGCTGAGGGAGCCTACCCCAAGTCCACCGACGAGCTGGTCTCTATGCTCGGTGACAGCACAACCCGAGTCATCTTCCTCGATCAGGAGTTCGACTTTACCGGAACTGAGGGAACCGCCTCCGAGCAGGGCTGTGCTCCTTGGGGCACTGGAGCAGGTTGCCAGcaggccatcaacaaggacggcTGGTGCAACAACTACCAGGCCGACGCCCCTAAGGTCGACGTTACCTACGATAAGGCTGGACTGAACCCTATTGTCGTCAACTCTGACAAGTCCATTGTCGGCATCGGTGCCAATGGTGTtatcaagggcaagggtctTTACATCAAGGGCGCTaagaacatcatcattcaGAACATCCACATCACTGAGCTGAACCCTCAGTACGTTTGGGGAGGTGATGCTATCCAGGTTGATGGTTCTGATCTTGTCTGGATCGACCACGTTACTACCTCCAACATTGGCCGCCAGCACATTGTTCTTGGAACCAGCGCTACCAACCGAgtttccatcaccaacaactacATCAACGGTGAGAGCAAGTGGTCTGCTACCTGTGACGGTCACCAGTACTGGTCCATGTACTTTACCGGTTCCAGCGAC ATGGTCACACTCAAGAACAACTACATCTTCAAGACCTCCGGCCGAGCCCCCAAGGTTGCAGGAAACACCGTCCTCCACGCCGTCAACAACTACTGGCAGGGTAACTCAGGACACGCCTTTGAGACCAGCGACCAGGCCAAGATCCTCGCCGAGGGTAACCTGTTCCAGGACGTCAAGGCTGCCATCGAGGAGGGATCCACTGGTGCCTTCTTCGCTAGCTCCGATGCTTCTGCCAACGCTGCCTGCTCCAACGGCGTCGGCCACGTCTGCGAGGTCAACAAGTACGACAACTCCGGTTCTCTGTCTGGTACCGATTCGAGCTTCTTCAGCACCTTCGGCGGTAAGGGCGCTTCTGCTAAGCCTGCCTCTTCTATCACTGGCCTTGCCACCAGTGCTGGTTTCGGTCACATCTAA